The proteins below come from a single Gavia stellata isolate bGavSte3 unplaced genomic scaffold, bGavSte3.hap2 HAP2_SCAFFOLD_38, whole genome shotgun sequence genomic window:
- the LOC132321021 gene encoding LOW QUALITY PROTEIN: syntabulin-like (The sequence of the model RefSeq protein was modified relative to this genomic sequence to represent the inferred CDS: inserted 2 bases in 1 codon), which yields MSEVLALREGFSFMGSEADFSSSSSMGGISAPEVHVSAAGSKRSSFSLNRGPYGQNNGSLSYKSRASPPASCEKDPLSRLGKSQLSPANVRQNYGASSASRSKPGSCKGSDSSSVMRQAGSFMSCGDNHSMKPENPEQCLTPLQQKELTVRHLKTKLKESESKLKERETEIEELKAQLGRMKEDWVEEECHRVEAELAALEARREVKQLKQVIESMKNSLAEKDKKMQQYFIDISIENKKLESLLQSMEMAQSSSVRDEQCLEYRCDSEGKPLVLCATVPDSLTTEDQALKEVADSGLLLNEGTANGTDSCEDSLTTITSELSDPAPSSSALNQEMLENEEEKVSNVMVEQAIQTDVVASSLDVEQLIQNIFRAQDACPLSPPSSLKELGEFSPGRFSDSGIVVDLTPSHLNAAILLSPMESPCRKVEHGVNENYFVKERDFTEPHDDEAFGYVKTGIKKRYXVAAPVVPTILWAFRTRRGGTDPVYSIGALLCVCGLVALHSTPYTLRDENLKSTPPLGTGWLRQRERGHICTANMTREIKENYS from the exons GGAGTGAAGCCGATTTTAGCTCTTCAAGCAGCATGGGTGGTATTTCAGCGCCTGAAGTCCACgtgtctgctgctggaagcaaaagatcttctttttctctcaa TCGTGGCCCTTATGGTCAGAATAATGGATCCTTATCCTACAAGTCCAGAGCCAGCCCACCTGCTTCTTGTGAAAAGGACCCTTTGTCAAGACTGGGCAAAAGCCAGCTGAGTCCTGCTAACGTCCGCCAGAATTACGGGGCTTCTTCAGCCAGCAGGAGCAAGCCAGGCTCATGCAAAGGAAGCGACAGCAGCTCAGTGATGAGGCaa GCAGGCTCCTTCATG TCTTGTGGTGACAATCACAGCATGAAGCCAGAAAATCCAGAGCAGTGCTTgactcctctgcagcagaaggaacttACAGTGcggcatttgaaaacaaagctgaaggaatctGAGAGCAAGCTTAAAGAAAG ggaaacagaaatagaagaactcaaagctcagctgggacGGATGAAGGAAGACTGGGTTGAGGAAGAGTGTCATCgtgtggaggcagagctggccgcCTTGGAAGCAAGAAGGGAAGTTAAACAACTCAAGCAGGTtattgaaagcatgaaaaacagcttggctgagaaagacaaaaaaatgcagcaatacttCATAGACATTAgcattgaaaacaagaaactggaatctttgctgcagagcatggagatggctcagagcagctctgtgagagatgagcagtgcctggagTACAGGTGTGACTCAGAGGGGAAGCCGTTGGTGTTGTGTGCCACAGTGCCAGACAGCCTCACCACAGAGGACCAAGCTCTGAAGGAGGTGGCAGATAGTGGGCTGCTTCTTAATGAGGGCACAGCTAACGGGACTGATTCCTGTGAAGACAGTTTGACCACCATAACCTCTGAGTTGAGTGATCCAGCTCCCTCCAGTTCTGCTCTGAATCAAGAGATGCTTGAAAAT gaggaggagaaagtcagCAACGTGATGGTGGAACAGGCCATCCAGACTGACGTGGTGGCATCTAGCCTAGATGTGGAGCAGCtcattcaaaacatcttcagagctCAAGATGCCTGTCCTCTAAGCCCACCGTCTTCACTGAAGGAACTGGGTGAATTTTCTCCTGGAAGGTTCAGTGACTCTGGTATCGTAGTGGACTTAACTCCAAGTCATCTAAACGCTGCCATCCTTTTGTCACCTATGGAGTCTCCATGCAGGAAGGTGGAGCACGGAGTTAATGAAAACTATTTCGTGAAAGAACGTGATTTTACAGAACCTCATGATGATGAAGCCTTTGGGTATGTCAAgacaggaataaagaagagaTA TGTAGCAGCCCCTGTTGTACCAACTATCCTGTGGGCTTTCCGTACTCggagaggaggaacagatcCCGTTTACAGTATTGGAgcattgctttgtgtttgtggCCTGGTGGCCCTGCACTCTACACCATACACCCTTCGAGATGAAAACCTGAAGTCCACTCCACCCCTGGGCACTggctggctgaggcagagagaaagaggg CACATCTGCACAGCGAACATGACCAGGGAAATCAAGGAGAATTACAGCTAG